The proteins below are encoded in one region of Pseudonocardia sp. DSM 110487:
- a CDS encoding biotin/lipoyl-containing protein — translation MIVAETPIRMPKLSMTMEEGEFGSWLVAPGDTVTKGMPVAVVMTDKVEMEIESEVSGTVTRLTAEEGDVVPVGEPLGYVDSSDDDGLGDLDELLG, via the coding sequence ATGATCGTGGCCGAGACGCCGATCCGGATGCCGAAGCTGTCCATGACCATGGAGGAGGGCGAGTTCGGCAGCTGGCTCGTCGCCCCGGGGGATACGGTCACCAAGGGCATGCCGGTGGCGGTCGTCATGACGGACAAGGTGGAGATGGAGATCGAGTCGGAGGTGTCGGGCACGGTGACGCGCCTGACCGCCGAGGAGGGCGACGTCGTCCCCGTCGGTGAACCGCTCGGCTACGTCGACAGCAGCGATGACGACGGCCTCGGCGACCTGGACGAACTGCTCGGCTGA
- the ptsP gene encoding phosphoenolpyruvate--protein phosphotransferase, whose translation MHEVLRGIGVSPGAVAGPVARLAPPPPDPPAGATVEDPGAEAARAGAALAGVAEFLRARGAAAGGDAEEVLEAQAMMAEDPELHEQVADLVADGRTAARAVHEGLISYAEVLRGMGGYLGERVADIEDIRCRAVALLTGARMPGVPLLRRPSILVARDLAPADTATLDRDQVLGFVTELGGPTSHTAILAKQLGIPAVVACPDVAGLVEGASVVVDGSAGEITVDPPESVLAGIAARAASRAAMPEPSGPGRTADGTPVALLVNVGTVADARAAADVPSEGVGLFRTEVLYLGRATAPPVKDQIEAYRAVFEAFAGRKVVIRTLDAGADKPLPFVGHAHEANPALGVRGLRVARRQPELLTDQLMAIAEAASACSAEVWVMAPMVSTPAEAAEFAGQARAFGLSTVGAMVEVPAAALRATQLLERCDFVSIGTNDLAQYAFAADRTESALADLLDIWQPALLDLVAAVADGGRRTGRPVGVCGEAAGDPLLALVLVGLGLTSLSMAPACLPPVRHALSTHTLDECRGMAKAAREADDAVSARESVRRLASPDLLALI comes from the coding sequence ATGCACGAGGTCCTGCGCGGGATCGGAGTGAGCCCAGGCGCGGTGGCCGGGCCCGTCGCCCGGCTCGCGCCCCCGCCGCCGGACCCTCCCGCGGGTGCCACCGTCGAGGACCCTGGTGCGGAGGCCGCGCGGGCCGGCGCCGCGCTCGCGGGCGTCGCCGAGTTCCTGAGGGCGCGCGGAGCGGCCGCCGGGGGCGACGCCGAGGAGGTGCTCGAGGCGCAGGCGATGATGGCCGAGGACCCCGAGCTCCACGAACAGGTCGCCGATCTCGTCGCCGACGGGCGCACGGCGGCCCGCGCCGTCCACGAGGGGCTGATCTCCTACGCCGAGGTGCTCCGCGGGATGGGCGGCTACCTCGGCGAGCGCGTCGCCGACATCGAGGACATCCGGTGCCGCGCCGTCGCGCTGCTCACCGGGGCGAGGATGCCTGGGGTCCCGCTCCTGCGCAGGCCGTCGATTCTCGTGGCCCGCGACCTCGCGCCGGCCGACACGGCCACGCTCGACCGCGACCAGGTGCTCGGTTTCGTCACCGAGCTCGGCGGGCCGACCAGCCACACCGCGATCCTCGCCAAGCAGCTCGGCATCCCGGCCGTCGTCGCCTGCCCGGACGTCGCGGGCCTCGTCGAGGGCGCGAGCGTGGTCGTCGACGGGTCCGCAGGGGAGATCACGGTCGACCCACCGGAGAGCGTTCTCGCCGGCATCGCCGCGCGCGCCGCTTCCCGCGCGGCGATGCCGGAGCCCTCCGGACCGGGCCGGACGGCCGACGGGACCCCGGTCGCCCTGCTGGTCAACGTCGGCACGGTGGCCGACGCGAGGGCGGCTGCCGATGTGCCGTCCGAGGGGGTGGGACTGTTCCGCACCGAGGTCCTCTACCTCGGCCGGGCCACGGCACCGCCGGTGAAGGATCAGATCGAGGCCTACCGCGCCGTGTTCGAGGCCTTCGCCGGCCGGAAGGTCGTGATCCGCACCCTGGACGCGGGCGCGGACAAACCGCTGCCGTTCGTCGGCCACGCCCACGAGGCGAACCCGGCGCTCGGCGTGCGCGGCCTGCGCGTGGCCCGGCGCCAGCCCGAGCTGCTGACCGACCAGCTCATGGCCATCGCCGAAGCGGCATCGGCCTGCTCAGCCGAGGTGTGGGTGATGGCGCCGATGGTGTCCACGCCTGCCGAGGCTGCAGAGTTCGCCGGGCAGGCCCGCGCGTTCGGGCTATCGACCGTCGGCGCGATGGTCGAAGTGCCGGCCGCCGCGCTGCGGGCCACCCAGCTCCTCGAGCGCTGCGACTTCGTCAGCATCGGCACGAACGACCTCGCCCAGTACGCGTTCGCGGCCGACCGCACCGAGTCCGCACTCGCCGACCTCCTCGACATCTGGCAGCCCGCACTGCTCGACCTCGTCGCCGCGGTCGCCGACGGCGGCCGCCGCACCGGCCGCCCGGTCGGCGTCTGCGGCGAGGCGGCGGGCGACCCGCTGCTGGCGCTCGTGCTCGTCGGGCTGGGGCTCACGAGCCTGTCGATGGCCCCGGCGTGCCTCCCGCCCGTCCGCCACGCCCTGAGCACGCACACGCTCGACGAATGCCGGGGCATGGCGAAGGCCGCTCGGGAGGCCGACGACGCCGTGTCCGCCCGCGAGAGCGTGCGCCGCCTCGCGTCCCCAGACCTGCTGGCCCTGATCTAG